One window of Diabrotica undecimpunctata isolate CICGRU chromosome 8, icDiaUnde3, whole genome shotgun sequence genomic DNA carries:
- the LOC140448080 gene encoding uncharacterized protein produces MQLTRFVIVLIVLVVDLCILVECQQKQGAGNKRTFSEFYPSQYQYRPQYHNNNPYQWSQGWGSNGPQNQWQFPQNQWKPWGSNWGSGAGWGSGAGWGSGSGWGPSQSWGPSASWGQGGGWGSNQLPHIPQLSPQFGSFPKPSLGHVLDSTLDIIKKTQQALQFIPRKDK; encoded by the exons ATGCAGTTAACAAgatttgttattgttttgattGTTTTGGTCGTTGACCTTTGTATTTTGGTGGAATGCCAGCAAAAACAGGGCGCTGGAAACAAAAGG ACATTCTCGGAATTTTATCCATCGCAATACCAATACAGACCGCAATATCACAACAACAATCCGTATCAATGGTCGCAAGGATGGGGATCCAATGGGCCACAAAATCAATGGCAATTCCCGCAAAACCAATGGAAACCGTGGGGCTCTAACTGGGGATCGGGAGCAGGATGGGGATCGGGAGCAGGATGGGGATCGGGATCAGGATGGGGACCAAGTCAAAGCTGGGGACCGAGTGCGAGTTGGGGACAAGGCGGTGGTTGGGGATCAAATCAGCTTCCGCATATTCCACAACTTTCACCTCAGTTCGGAAGTTTCCCAAAACCGTCTTTAGGTCACGTTCTAGATTCTACTTtggatattattaaaaaaacgcaACAAGCGCTACAATTTATTCCAAGAAAAGATAAATAA